In one Paraburkholderia megapolitana genomic region, the following are encoded:
- a CDS encoding ABC transporter permease — protein MLIVLAVLVIVFTVKEPAFLNVDNLFSILQAVSIVALLGIGVTITLAAGGFDLSVGSVAASAQMAASYVLIVWHGSALAAVVACVVLGAAAGLFNGLLITRLRVPDQLATLGTLFLLAGLQLIPTGGRSLATGTVLPDGTETTGTFPDAFLALGRLRLFDVVPVPVVLLAVLTVIACIVMETTRWGRVIYAIGGNETAARLAGAPTARYRIAAYVASGVIASLGGVLIAARVGRGDVSAGHSMLLDAVAAALVGYAVWGAKRPNVFGTVVGAVFVGVLLNGLTMLNAPYYMQDFIKGVLLVGALAFTFSVGRDTTQRT, from the coding sequence ATGCTGATCGTGCTTGCGGTGCTTGTCATCGTGTTCACCGTGAAGGAGCCTGCGTTCCTCAATGTCGACAACCTGTTCAGCATTCTGCAGGCCGTGTCGATTGTTGCGCTGCTCGGCATCGGCGTGACGATTACGCTTGCCGCAGGCGGTTTCGATCTGTCGGTGGGGAGCGTGGCGGCATCCGCGCAGATGGCGGCGAGCTATGTGCTGATCGTCTGGCATGGCAGCGCGCTGGCCGCAGTTGTCGCGTGCGTGGTGCTCGGCGCGGCCGCGGGTCTCTTCAACGGGTTGCTGATCACGCGCCTGCGTGTACCCGATCAGCTTGCTACGCTCGGTACGCTGTTTCTGCTCGCCGGTCTGCAACTGATTCCAACAGGCGGTCGTTCGCTCGCAACCGGTACCGTGTTGCCGGATGGCACCGAAACGACCGGCACATTCCCCGACGCGTTTCTCGCGCTCGGCCGGCTACGTCTGTTCGACGTCGTGCCGGTGCCGGTCGTGCTGCTCGCCGTGTTGACCGTAATCGCATGCATCGTGATGGAGACGACGCGCTGGGGCCGCGTGATCTATGCGATCGGTGGCAATGAAACGGCGGCGCGGCTTGCAGGTGCGCCGACCGCGCGTTACCGGATCGCGGCGTATGTCGCCTCGGGTGTGATCGCGTCGCTTGGCGGTGTGCTGATTGCTGCGCGCGTGGGACGCGGCGACGTCAGCGCCGGTCATTCGATGTTGCTCGACGCCGTGGCGGCAGCGCTTGTCGGTTACGCGGTGTGGGGGGCGAAACGGCCCAATGTGTTCGGGACGGTGGTGGGCGCGGTGTTCGTCGGTGTGCTGCTCAACGGCCTGACGATGCTGAACGCGCCGTACTACATGCAGGATTTCATCAAGGGCGTGTTGCTGGTCGGCGCGTTGGCTTTTACGTTTAGCGTAGGGCGCGATACGACGCAGCGGACGTAA
- a CDS encoding sugar ABC transporter ATP-binding protein, with protein MQPSLLAVSAVSKRFGATVALEHVDLSIGAGEIVALMGANGAGKSTLVKILSGVYRADAGMLSLAGHPFMPESTQAAKRLGVATVHQSIADAVVPSLSIADNLLLDRLCDGAGPWRATPAARRRSAAPLAARVGLDVDLSAPLATLPLAAQQLVTLARALAAQPALLILDEPTASLSAPEAERLFALLDTLRAEGVAILLVSHRLGDLRRLADRVAIVRDGRIVADLRPPIDFDAVVETMIGRPLRSHLVRGPDSIETPMSPKIAKAHAGLTGFHAERVQLTQHSIPFDLDVRRGEIVAIAGPVGGGKSRLARAIFGAGRLVAGRMSLDGAPWQPRSPADAIRAGVFLAGEDRWRTSLFADSVSFASIAGTISFPFLPRWFPHGRVQRAVEARAASDAIERFGIRCTGPTDRLTKLSGGNQQKVVLARWHAQPARLLLLDEPFQGVDAGARADIVDTLRAQAHERATLVFVSDLEEAFEIADRVVRFDRGTIDHTSSFEPELSPLS; from the coding sequence ATGCAACCATCCCTTCTTGCCGTTTCCGCCGTATCGAAGCGCTTCGGCGCGACGGTCGCGCTCGAACACGTCGATCTGTCGATCGGTGCCGGCGAGATCGTTGCGTTAATGGGCGCGAACGGCGCGGGCAAGTCGACGCTCGTGAAGATATTAAGCGGTGTATATCGTGCCGACGCGGGCATGTTGTCGCTCGCGGGGCATCCGTTTATGCCCGAATCGACGCAGGCTGCGAAGCGGCTCGGCGTCGCGACCGTGCATCAGTCGATTGCCGACGCGGTCGTGCCGTCGCTGTCGATCGCGGACAACCTGCTGCTCGACCGGTTGTGCGATGGCGCTGGGCCGTGGCGCGCAACGCCCGCTGCGCGTCGGCGTAGTGCCGCGCCGCTGGCGGCGCGCGTTGGGTTGGACGTCGATCTGTCCGCACCGCTTGCTACGCTGCCGCTTGCTGCACAGCAACTCGTGACGCTCGCGCGTGCGCTTGCCGCGCAGCCCGCATTGCTGATTCTCGACGAACCTACTGCGAGCCTCTCTGCGCCGGAAGCCGAGCGTCTGTTTGCGCTGCTCGACACATTGCGCGCGGAAGGTGTCGCGATCCTGCTCGTGTCGCATCGGCTCGGCGATTTACGCCGACTCGCCGATCGTGTCGCGATCGTTCGCGATGGGCGCATCGTTGCCGATCTGCGGCCGCCGATCGATTTCGATGCGGTGGTCGAGACGATGATCGGTCGGCCGTTGCGCAGTCATCTTGTGCGTGGGCCTGATTCCATCGAAACACCGATGTCGCCCAAAATCGCTAAGGCGCATGCGGGATTAACGGGTTTTCACGCGGAGCGTGTGCAGTTGACGCAGCATTCGATTCCATTCGATCTCGATGTGCGCCGCGGCGAAATCGTTGCGATTGCGGGGCCTGTTGGCGGCGGAAAATCGCGATTGGCACGTGCGATCTTCGGAGCGGGCCGGCTCGTTGCGGGTCGCATGTCGCTCGACGGCGCACCGTGGCAACCGCGCTCGCCCGCCGACGCAATTCGTGCCGGCGTGTTTCTCGCCGGCGAAGACCGCTGGCGCACGTCGCTGTTCGCGGACAGCGTGTCGTTTGCGTCGATAGCGGGCACGATCAGCTTTCCGTTTCTACCGCGCTGGTTTCCGCACGGCCGCGTACAACGCGCAGTCGAAGCGCGTGCCGCCTCTGACGCGATCGAACGCTTCGGCATTCGCTGTACTGGTCCCACCGATCGCCTGACGAAGCTCTCCGGCGGCAATCAGCAAAAAGTTGTGCTCGCGCGCTGGCACGCACAACCCGCGCGGCTGCTGTTACTCGATGAGCCGTTCCAGGGCGTCGACGCGGGCGCGCGAGCCGATATCGTCGATACGTTGCGCGCGCAGGCTCACGAGCGCGCGACCCTCGTCTTCGTCAGCGATCTCGAAGAAGCGTTCGAGATCGCGGATCGCGTCGTGCGCTTCGATCGCGGCACGATCGACCACACCTCTTCTTTCGAACCCGAACTTTCCCCATTGTCATGA
- a CDS encoding LysR substrate-binding domain-containing protein, with the protein MNLKHIEAFRAVMLAGSMTAAAKELVTSQPNISRLITQLERETGLLLFQRSGVRLIPTSEGNAFFREVERAYVGLQGLTNAAAQIKNLGTGRLRIAAMPSAGMTLVPHAIQRFQALYPDVTVSLHVNTSGTVNHWTSSQFCDLGVAIYRSEASSSEVELLSRVAAVCVLPADHRLTKKASLRPRDLQGEPFVSLCHGDGTRAQTDEVFERAGVERVMAIEAQYTAICCEMVRCGLGVTLAHPIVAQDFIGPGIAIRPFSPAVMFPIYLLYPPHQPRSHLTQEFVEVLRKTHDDRLAAMERPERGNRLARSR; encoded by the coding sequence ATGAATCTGAAGCACATAGAAGCGTTTCGCGCGGTGATGCTGGCCGGCTCGATGACCGCGGCGGCCAAAGAGCTGGTCACGTCGCAGCCCAATATCAGCCGTCTGATCACGCAGCTCGAGCGCGAAACCGGACTGCTGCTGTTTCAGCGCAGCGGCGTCCGGCTGATTCCGACCAGCGAAGGCAATGCCTTTTTCCGCGAAGTGGAGCGCGCGTATGTGGGCCTGCAGGGATTGACCAACGCGGCGGCGCAAATCAAGAACCTGGGCACCGGGCGGTTGCGCATTGCGGCGATGCCGTCGGCGGGTATGACGCTCGTGCCCCATGCGATCCAGCGCTTTCAGGCCTTGTATCCCGACGTCACCGTCTCTTTGCATGTGAATACGTCGGGCACCGTCAATCACTGGACCAGTTCGCAGTTCTGCGATCTCGGTGTTGCGATTTACCGCAGCGAAGCGTCCAGTAGCGAAGTCGAACTGCTATCGAGAGTGGCCGCGGTCTGTGTGCTGCCGGCGGATCATCGGCTGACGAAGAAGGCGTCGCTCAGGCCCAGGGATCTTCAAGGGGAGCCGTTCGTCTCGCTCTGTCATGGGGACGGCACGCGCGCGCAAACGGACGAAGTGTTCGAGCGCGCCGGCGTCGAACGGGTGATGGCAATCGAGGCGCAATACACGGCGATCTGTTGCGAGATGGTGCGTTGCGGCCTGGGCGTGACGCTCGCTCATCCGATCGTCGCGCAGGATTTCATCGGTCCTGGCATTGCGATCCGGCCGTTTTCCCCGGCGGTGATGTTTCCGATTTATCTGTTGTATCCGCCGCACCAGCCGCGCTCGCACCTGACGCAGGAGTTTGTCGAGGTGCTGCGCAAAACCCACGACGACCGGCTTGCCGCGATGGAAAGACCTGAGCGGGGGAATCGCCTGGCTCGTTCGCGGTAG
- a CDS encoding ABC transporter substrate-binding protein yields the protein MEHAQPPRRSASSRGFLRPRAVALGLAATLVGPLLAQAETTLYVANVGGSNETMYRQKIIPAFEKAHDVKIVYVAGNSSDTLAKLQAQKGHQQINVAVMDDGPMYQAMQMGLCAKVDEAPVMKDLYPLARLGPTAVGVGMVATGIGYNAEAFRKMGLPAPDSWNVLTDKRLKGKLGVPPITNTYGLHTLVMLARMNGGGEKNIEPGFTAIAKQIAPNVLSWAPTPGEMDGLMQSGDVILAPYGSGRAVALQNTGFPLKFVYPKEGAVALQVAACVVAENAQPALSQQFVQYLLSPDVQVTQAQAIGLGPVNSTVKLTPEVAARVPYGASEIAKLVALDWATINPHRAEWTERWNRSVER from the coding sequence ATGGAACACGCACAGCCACCGCGCCGCTCGGCGTCCTCCCGTGGGTTCTTGCGGCCGCGCGCCGTCGCGCTGGGTCTCGCAGCGACGCTGGTTGGCCCGTTGCTTGCGCAGGCCGAAACGACGCTGTACGTAGCGAACGTCGGCGGTTCGAACGAGACCATGTACCGGCAAAAAATCATCCCGGCGTTCGAGAAAGCGCATGACGTCAAGATCGTTTACGTCGCGGGCAACTCGAGCGACACGCTGGCGAAATTGCAGGCACAGAAAGGCCATCAACAGATCAACGTCGCGGTGATGGACGATGGCCCAATGTATCAGGCGATGCAGATGGGCCTGTGCGCGAAGGTCGATGAAGCACCGGTGATGAAAGACCTGTATCCGCTCGCGCGTCTCGGCCCGACTGCGGTCGGTGTCGGCATGGTGGCGACGGGCATCGGCTACAACGCCGAGGCGTTCAGGAAGATGGGGCTGCCCGCGCCGGACTCGTGGAACGTACTGACCGACAAACGCCTGAAGGGCAAGCTCGGTGTACCGCCGATCACCAACACGTATGGATTGCATACGCTCGTCATGCTCGCGCGGATGAACGGTGGCGGCGAAAAGAATATCGAGCCCGGTTTCACGGCGATCGCCAAGCAGATTGCTCCGAACGTTTTGTCCTGGGCACCGACACCAGGCGAGATGGACGGCCTGATGCAAAGCGGCGACGTGATCCTCGCGCCCTATGGAAGCGGCCGCGCGGTTGCACTGCAGAACACGGGTTTCCCGCTCAAGTTCGTCTATCCGAAGGAAGGCGCGGTTGCGCTGCAGGTCGCGGCGTGCGTGGTCGCGGAGAACGCCCAGCCCGCGTTGTCGCAGCAGTTCGTCCAGTATCTCTTGAGTCCGGACGTACAGGTCACTCAGGCGCAGGCGATCGGTCTCGGCCCGGTCAACAGCACGGTCAAGCTCACGCCTGAAGTGGCGGCACGCGTGCCTTATGGCGCCAGCGAGATTGCAAAACTGGTTGCACTGGACTGGGCCACGATCAACCCGCATCGCGCCGAATGGACCGAGCGCTGGAATCGCAGCGTCGAACGTTGA
- a CDS encoding ABC transporter ATP-binding protein, translated as MSFLTLTGISKRYGDFTAIEQIDLEVERGEFLSLLGPSGCGKTTTLQMIAGFVTPGSGTIRLDGRDITHERPEKRGMGVVFQSYALFPHMTVDGNVGFGLEMRNMKRAARTERVAEALELVRLGGLGNRYPKELSGGQRQRVAIARALAIRPQLLLLDEPMSNLDAKLREDMHIELRAIQKRLGITTILVTHDQVEAMTMSDRIAVMERGRIAQLSTPFEAYERPATPFASTFLGKTNLLQGEVLRSNGRCAEVQVAGITLKVPHEGRHVHDRVNVYLRPEKVRLASTDTVDARTTGRIATRVFTGNQWLLLVDTGLGQISVSQPNTGLPPPPEDAQVGIAWSDDDLRVLQKEGSDGHA; from the coding sequence ATGAGCTTTCTGACACTCACCGGTATCTCGAAGCGTTACGGCGACTTCACCGCGATCGAGCAGATCGACCTCGAGGTGGAGCGCGGCGAGTTTCTGTCGCTGCTCGGTCCGTCCGGGTGCGGCAAGACCACCACGCTGCAGATGATCGCGGGGTTCGTCACGCCGGGCAGCGGCACGATCCGGCTCGACGGACGCGACATTACGCACGAACGGCCAGAAAAGCGCGGCATGGGTGTGGTGTTCCAGAGCTACGCGCTGTTTCCGCACATGACAGTGGACGGCAATGTCGGCTTCGGTCTCGAGATGCGCAACATGAAGCGTGCCGCGCGTACCGAGCGCGTCGCCGAGGCACTCGAACTGGTGCGTCTGGGCGGTCTCGGCAACCGCTATCCGAAAGAGCTGTCGGGCGGCCAGCGACAACGCGTCGCGATCGCGCGTGCCCTCGCCATCCGTCCGCAACTGCTGCTGCTCGACGAACCGATGTCCAATCTCGACGCCAAGCTACGTGAGGACATGCATATCGAGTTGCGGGCGATCCAGAAGCGTCTCGGCATTACGACCATCCTCGTCACGCACGATCAGGTCGAAGCGATGACCATGAGCGACCGCATCGCGGTGATGGAGCGCGGCAGGATCGCGCAGTTGAGCACGCCGTTTGAAGCGTATGAGCGGCCCGCGACGCCGTTCGCGTCGACCTTTCTCGGCAAGACCAATCTGCTGCAGGGCGAAGTGTTGCGCAGCAACGGGCGTTGCGCGGAAGTACAGGTCGCCGGTATCACGCTCAAGGTGCCGCACGAAGGTCGCCACGTGCACGACAGGGTGAACGTGTATCTGCGTCCGGAGAAGGTTCGTCTCGCGAGCACCGATACCGTCGATGCGCGTACGACCGGGCGCATCGCCACGCGCGTGTTTACCGGCAACCAGTGGTTACTGCTGGTCGACACCGGCCTCGGGCAGATCAGCGTTTCGCAGCCGAACACCGGGTTGCCACCGCCACCGGAAGATGCGCAGGTCGGCATCGCGTGGTCGGATGACGACCTGCGCGTGCTGCAGAAGGAGGGCTCCGATGGCCACGCTTGA
- a CDS encoding ABC transporter permease, with product MATLDDARAGAAPWLLSAPALLLFSGLLLIPLLLTLALSFHVFSDTQGTLPAYTLRNYLEVVTDPYYGAIFGRTAVLALAVTLLCVVLGVPETIVLARMRRPWQSFCLLVVLGPLLISVVVRTLGWQILLGNNGILNNALLALHITSEPIRLVFTMTGVVIALTHVLVPFMVMSVWATLQKLDSQVEWAGRSLGGSPWRVFRRVVLPQILPGVLSGSIIVFALSASAFATPALIGGRRLKVVATAAYDEFLGTLNWPLGATIAVLLLIANVAIVMGCSRLAERRLKHIFD from the coding sequence ATGGCCACGCTTGACGATGCCCGCGCAGGCGCTGCGCCGTGGCTTTTGTCGGCCCCTGCGTTGCTGCTGTTCAGCGGCCTGCTGCTGATTCCGCTGCTGTTGACGCTCGCGTTGTCCTTTCATGTCTTCAGCGACACGCAGGGCACACTGCCCGCATACACGCTGCGAAATTATCTGGAAGTCGTCACCGATCCGTACTACGGCGCGATCTTCGGCCGCACCGCGGTGCTCGCGCTCGCAGTGACGCTACTGTGCGTCGTACTCGGCGTGCCCGAGACCATCGTGCTCGCGCGTATGCGCCGACCGTGGCAATCGTTTTGTCTGCTGGTCGTGCTCGGTCCGCTGCTGATCTCGGTGGTCGTGCGCACACTCGGCTGGCAGATCCTGCTGGGCAACAACGGCATCCTGAACAACGCGCTGCTCGCGCTTCACATCACGTCCGAACCGATCCGTCTGGTCTTCACGATGACCGGTGTGGTGATCGCGCTGACGCACGTCCTGGTGCCGTTCATGGTGATGTCGGTATGGGCGACGTTGCAAAAGCTCGACTCGCAAGTGGAATGGGCCGGTCGCTCGCTCGGCGGCTCGCCCTGGCGCGTATTCCGCCGGGTCGTGCTGCCGCAGATCCTGCCAGGCGTGCTGTCCGGTTCGATCATCGTCTTCGCGCTGTCGGCGTCGGCATTTGCAACGCCCGCGCTGATCGGTGGGCGGCGTCTGAAAGTCGTTGCCACGGCCGCCTACGACGAATTTCTCGGCACCTTGAACTGGCCGCTCGGCGCGACCATCGCAGTGCTCCTGCTGATCGCAAATGTGGCGATCGTAATGGGTTGCAGCCGGCTCGCCGAGCGGCGCCTCAAGCACATCTTCGATTGA
- a CDS encoding ABC transporter permease: protein MKQNGFLALLFNAMFLTFIAAPLVVVVAVSFTDKGFISLPFDGASLRWFRAILDNDQIVDAFWLSVRLALVAATLGVALAVPAALAIARYRFPGRGALTSFFLSPMMIPAVVLGIAFLRFLSMLGLGGSFWALCATHVIIVLPYALRLALSSAVGLDRDAERAALSCGASRFTAFRRVVLPMIRTGVAGGWVLSFIQSFDELTMTIFVATPGTTTLPVAMYNQIAQTIDPLVASVSTVMIVGTVILMLVLDRMVGLDRVLIGETR from the coding sequence ATGAAACAGAACGGATTCCTCGCCCTGCTGTTCAATGCGATGTTCCTGACGTTCATCGCGGCGCCGCTCGTCGTCGTGGTCGCCGTGTCGTTCACCGACAAAGGCTTCATCTCGCTGCCGTTCGATGGCGCCTCGCTACGCTGGTTCAGGGCGATTCTCGACAACGACCAGATCGTCGATGCATTCTGGCTCTCGGTTCGGCTCGCGCTGGTCGCGGCGACACTCGGTGTCGCGCTCGCGGTGCCGGCGGCACTGGCAATCGCGCGTTACCGGTTCCCGGGGCGCGGCGCGCTGACCAGTTTTTTCCTCTCGCCGATGATGATCCCCGCCGTCGTGCTCGGCATCGCGTTCCTGCGGTTTCTCAGCATGCTCGGACTTGGCGGTTCGTTCTGGGCGCTCTGCGCGACGCACGTGATCATCGTGTTGCCGTATGCGCTGCGGCTCGCGTTGTCGTCGGCGGTCGGGCTTGACCGGGATGCGGAGCGCGCGGCGCTGTCGTGCGGCGCAAGCCGCTTCACCGCGTTTCGCCGCGTCGTGCTGCCGATGATCCGCACCGGCGTCGCGGGCGGCTGGGTGCTGTCCTTCATCCAGAGCTTCGACGAACTGACGATGACCATTTTCGTTGCGACACCCGGTACGACCACGCTACCGGTTGCGATGTACAACCAGATCGCGCAAACGATCGATCCGCTGGTCGCTTCCGTGTCGACCGTGATGATCGTCGGCACAGTCATCCTGATGCTGGTGCTCGACCGGATGGTGGGTCTGGACCGCGTCCTGATCGGAGAAACACGATGA
- a CDS encoding NAD(P)/FAD-dependent oxidoreductase — MMGNTAGRPDVLVVGGGLVGAAVAYGLAREGRKVTVLDQGDNGLRASRGNFGLVWVQGKGYGVSPYARWTRSSAQQWPGLAAALLEETGIDVSLKQPGGFHLCFSDDDLVEREARLAALSAELGGDYPYQMLDARELRERIPAVGPAAIGASYTPMDGHVNPLKLLRALHEAMQRRGVTLVGGEEIGRIDAQPRGFAVHGKRNVWHAPRVVLAAGLGNRALAADVGLHAPVAPNRGQVLVSERIAPFLDYPTLNVRQTDEGSVQFGDSMEEVGYNDFTTTDVLSTIARRGIRSFPLLKDVRLVRMWAALRVYSPDGLPIYEQSSRYPGAFVVTCHSGVTLAAAHAMRIAPWVAGGTIPDELSAFRGGRFLSAERTASHAH; from the coding sequence ATGATGGGCAATACAGCCGGCCGCCCTGACGTGCTGGTGGTGGGGGGCGGCCTGGTAGGCGCCGCAGTCGCCTACGGACTCGCGCGCGAAGGCCGCAAGGTCACGGTGCTGGACCAGGGTGACAACGGTCTGCGCGCGTCGCGCGGCAATTTCGGGCTGGTCTGGGTGCAAGGAAAAGGTTACGGCGTGTCGCCGTACGCGCGCTGGACACGCAGTTCGGCACAGCAATGGCCAGGGCTCGCCGCAGCGCTGCTCGAGGAAACCGGCATCGATGTATCGCTGAAGCAACCCGGCGGTTTTCATCTGTGCTTTTCCGACGACGACCTTGTCGAACGCGAGGCGCGCCTTGCGGCGCTGAGCGCTGAACTCGGCGGCGATTATCCCTACCAGATGCTCGATGCACGCGAATTGCGCGAACGCATTCCTGCAGTCGGCCCTGCGGCGATCGGCGCAAGCTACACGCCGATGGACGGTCACGTGAATCCGCTCAAGCTGCTGCGGGCGCTGCACGAAGCGATGCAGCGACGTGGTGTGACGCTTGTCGGTGGCGAGGAAATCGGGCGCATCGATGCGCAACCGCGCGGCTTCGCGGTGCACGGCAAGAGGAACGTGTGGCACGCACCGCGCGTCGTGCTGGCGGCTGGGCTGGGTAACCGCGCGCTCGCCGCCGACGTCGGACTGCATGCGCCCGTTGCGCCGAATCGCGGACAGGTATTGGTCAGCGAACGCATCGCACCGTTTCTCGATTACCCGACGCTCAACGTGCGTCAAACCGACGAAGGCTCCGTGCAGTTCGGCGATTCGATGGAAGAAGTCGGCTACAACGACTTCACCACCACCGACGTTCTATCGACCATTGCGCGGCGCGGCATACGCAGCTTTCCGCTGCTGAAAGATGTGCGGCTCGTGCGGATGTGGGCCGCATTGCGCGTCTATAGCCCGGATGGTCTGCCGATCTACGAGCAGTCGTCAAGGTATCCAGGCGCCTTTGTCGTGACCTGTCATAGCGGCGTGACGCTGGCCGCTGCCCACGCGATGCGGATCGCGCCGTGGGTGGCCGGCGGCACGATTCCCGACGAACTCTCCGCGTTCCGCGGTGGCCGTTTTCTCAGTGCGGAGCGAACTGCCAGCCATGCTCATTAG
- a CDS encoding (2Fe-2S)-binding protein, with product MTSRPLFRVLEPTAPAVADATIHIWFNDQPLGVPGGRSVAAALLAAGIQRFRATPVSGAPRAPYCMMGACFECLVEIDGIPSRQSCLVMVKDGMRIRSQEGARDLPPPADFRLPQSAEGNAHGH from the coding sequence ATGACTTCCAGACCGCTATTCAGAGTGCTTGAGCCGACCGCGCCCGCTGTCGCCGATGCGACCATCCACATCTGGTTCAATGACCAGCCGCTGGGTGTGCCGGGCGGTCGTTCGGTTGCGGCCGCGTTGCTCGCGGCCGGCATCCAGCGTTTTCGCGCGACGCCGGTATCGGGTGCGCCGCGTGCACCGTATTGCATGATGGGGGCATGTTTTGAATGCCTCGTTGAAATCGACGGCATACCGAGCCGCCAGAGTTGCCTCGTCATGGTGAAGGACGGCATGCGCATCCGTTCGCAGGAAGGTGCGCGCGATCTGCCGCCGCCTGCGGATTTTCGTCTGCCACAATCCGCAGAGGGAAACGCTCATGGCCACTGA
- a CDS encoding FAD/NAD(P)-dependent oxidoreductase, producing MATEAVNVAVIGAGPAGLAAATQAAQAGLSVILLDEQDAVGGQIYRAIERSDAQRREILGADYSAGAALADAFARCGARHLPNASVWQVTRERTVHYLRDGKVGSVEAKRVVLATGAFERPFPIPGWTLPGVMSAGAAQILLKSAGEVPAEPPVLVGCGPLLYLLGWQYVRAGVPIRALVDTTRHADRWRAKRHMLSALRAWPFLSKGLQLIRTLRDAGVPMYEAADDLRVEGTSGDDGTERARALRFSVRGVPQRIEANLILLHQGVVPNTQFTLSLRAAHRWDAAQLCFRPETDAWGELDIPGIFVAGDGGGIGGAQAAKIQGEVIALAIAAQLGAIDTATRDRDAAPRLRELAAVMRIRPFLDSLYRPRDENRVPADDVVVCRCEEVTAGQLRQFVALGCAGPNQAKSFGRCGMGPCQGRLCGLTVTEVIAAARGAPPDEVGYYRIRPPIKPLTLGELAGD from the coding sequence ATGGCCACTGAAGCCGTCAATGTTGCCGTGATCGGTGCCGGACCTGCCGGACTTGCCGCTGCCACTCAGGCCGCGCAGGCAGGGTTGTCGGTGATCCTGCTCGACGAACAGGATGCTGTGGGCGGACAGATCTATCGCGCGATCGAACGCAGTGACGCGCAACGCCGCGAGATTCTCGGTGCGGACTATAGCGCCGGTGCAGCACTCGCCGACGCGTTCGCGCGCTGCGGCGCGCGTCACCTGCCGAACGCGTCGGTCTGGCAAGTTACGCGCGAGCGTACGGTGCACTATCTGCGCGACGGCAAAGTGGGCAGCGTCGAAGCGAAGCGCGTGGTCCTCGCAACCGGTGCGTTCGAACGGCCCTTTCCGATTCCCGGCTGGACCTTGCCCGGCGTGATGAGCGCCGGTGCCGCACAGATCCTGCTGAAAAGCGCCGGCGAAGTGCCCGCCGAACCGCCGGTTCTCGTGGGTTGTGGACCGCTGCTGTATCTGCTGGGCTGGCAGTACGTCCGGGCCGGCGTACCGATTCGCGCGCTTGTCGATACCACGCGTCACGCGGATCGCTGGCGGGCGAAGCGGCACATGCTGTCCGCGTTGCGTGCCTGGCCTTTCTTGAGCAAGGGCCTGCAGTTGATACGCACGTTGCGCGATGCCGGCGTGCCGATGTACGAAGCCGCCGACGATCTGCGCGTCGAAGGCACATCCGGCGACGACGGAACCGAACGTGCTCGCGCGCTGCGCTTTTCGGTGCGCGGCGTGCCGCAGCGAATCGAGGCGAATCTGATTCTGCTGCATCAGGGCGTCGTACCGAACACGCAGTTCACGCTGTCGCTGCGCGCGGCACACCGTTGGGACGCCGCGCAATTGTGCTTTCGGCCCGAGACCGATGCGTGGGGTGAACTCGATATCCCTGGCATCTTCGTCGCTGGCGATGGCGGTGGAATCGGCGGAGCACAGGCGGCGAAGATCCAGGGCGAGGTGATCGCGCTCGCCATCGCCGCGCAACTTGGCGCGATCGACACCGCGACACGCGATCGCGACGCTGCCCCACGTCTGCGCGAGCTAGCTGCGGTTATGCGCATCCGGCCATTCCTCGATAGCCTCTATCGCCCTCGCGATGAAAATCGCGTGCCGGCCGACGACGTCGTCGTGTGCCGCTGCGAAGAAGTCACAGCGGGCCAGTTGCGGCAGTTCGTGGCGCTCGGTTGCGCCGGACCGAATCAGGCGAAATCGTTTGGCCGCTGCGGGATGGGGCCGTGTCAGGGGCGCCTGTGCGGGTTGACCGTGACCGAAGTCATCGCCGCAGCCCGCGGCGCGCCGCCCGACGAAGTGGGCTACTACCGCATCCGTCCGCCGATCAAGCCACTGACGCTCGGAGAACTCGCCGGTGACTGA